The Coregonus clupeaformis isolate EN_2021a chromosome 8, ASM2061545v1, whole genome shotgun sequence genome has a segment encoding these proteins:
- the LOC121571471 gene encoding double-strand-break repair protein rad21 homolog A gives MFYAHFVLSKRGPLAKIWLAAHWDKKLTKAHVFECNLESSVESIICPKVKMALRTSGHLLLGVVRIYNRKAKYLLADCNEAFIKIKMAFRPGVVDLPEENREAAYNAITMPEEFHDFDQPLPDLDDIDVTKQFTLNQSRVEEITMREEVGNLSLLQENDFADFGMDDREMMREESAFEVDIIHDASASNLLLDPETSEAQIPDKSNHLEYDDQYKDDFGEDPMADSEGGMLVDKLLSNEDGGGIFDDPPAITESVLRLQEQDDEDEFDALSPGGPDSPDSGPAEPQPAMQDQTEQTTLVHNEEEAFALEPIDITVKETKAKRKRKLIVDNLKELDSKTIRAQLSDYSDIVTTLDLAPPTKKLMMWKETGGVEKLFTLPAQPLWNSRLLKTFTRTLTPLVPDEMRKRRKGGEADSLNEFLKDLENPEVPREEAMQRDIIDQTILEEPSVLQALAMEGSRTTLDESVMPPPSSIHGQQRKAQDTEPALPMGTLEQAANHSGVSQQLDMTVELPPEDSTNLNQFPELDLIGEKTDKKDGEDDSDEEDEEGQAGDQDREERRWNKRTQQMLHGLQRVMANMGAQQISLLDLCRNNNNKKQAAAKFYSFLVLKKQQAVELNQTEPYSDIIATPGARFHLI, from the exons ATGTTTTACGCCCACTTTGTCCTCAGCAAGCGTGGGCCGCTGGCCAAGATCTGGCTAGCGGCCCACTGGGATAAGAAGCTCACCAAGGCTCATGTGTTTGAATGCAACCTGgagagcagtgtggagagcaTCATCTGCCCCAAG GTGAAAATGGCCCTGCGTACGTCAGGTCATCTACTCCTGGGGGTGGTGAGGATCTACAACAGGAAAGCCAAGTACTTGTTGGCTGACTGTAACGAGGCGTTCATCAAGATCAAGATGGCCTTCAGACCAG GTGTGGTGGATCTgccagaggagaacagagaagcTGCCTACAACGCCATCACCATGCCAGAAGAGTTCCACGACTTCGACCAGCCACTACCAGACCTAGA CGACATCGACGTAACCAAGCAGTTCACACTGAACCAGAGTCGAGTGGAAGAGATCACCATGAGGGAGGAGGTGGGCAACCTGAGCCTGCTGCAGGAGAATGACTTTG CTGACTTTGGGATGGACGACCGGGAGATGATGCGGGAAGAGAGTGCCTTCGAGGTGGACATCATCCACGATGCATCAGCCTCCAACCTGCTCCTAGACCCAGAGACCTCGGAGGCCCAGATCCCAGACAAGTCCAACCACCTGGAGTACGACGACCAGTACAAAGACGACTTCGGAGAGGACCCCATGGCTGACAGCGAAGGAGGCATGCTGG TTGACAAGCTCCTCAGTAACGAGGATGGGGGTGGCATTTTTGATGACCCTCCCGCCATCACCGAGAGCGTGCTGAGGCTGCAGGAACAGGATGACGAAGATGAATTTGATGCCCTCTCAC cgggaGGTCCAGACAGCCCAGACTCAGGCCCAGCAGAGCCCCAGCCCGCCATGCAGGACCAGACAGAGCAGACCACGCTGGTACACAACGAGGAGGAGGCCTTCGCCCTGGAGCCCATCGACATCACAG TGAAGGAAACCAAAGccaagaggaagaggaagctgATTGTGGACAACCTGAAGGAGTTGGATAGCAAGACCATCCGTGCCCAGCTCAGCGACTACTCTGACATCGTCACCACGCTGGACCTTGCGCCGCCCACCAAGAAGCTGATGATGTGGAAAGAGACTGGAGGTGTGGAGAAGCTCTTCACCCTGCCAGCACAGCCTCTCTGGAACAGCAGGCTTCTCAAG aCGTTCACCCGCACCCTGACCCCCCTGGTGCCAGacgagatgaggaagaggaggaagggaggtgaGGCAGACAGCCTGAATGAGTTCCTGAAGGACCTGGAAAACCCTGAGGTGCCCAGAGAGGAGGCTATGCAGAGGGACATCATTG ACCAGACCATCCTGGAGGAGCCCAGTGTGCTGCAGGCATTGGCCATGGAGGGAAGCAGGACCACCCTGGACGAGTCAGTCATGCCCCCACCCTCCTCCATACATGGCCAGCAACGCAAGGCCCAGGACACAGAGCCAGCCTTGCCC aTGGGTACTCTGGAACAGGCAGCCAACCATTCAGGTGTGTCCCAGCAATTGGACATGACGGTGGAGCTGCCCCCTGAGGACAGCACCAACCTCAACCAGTTCCCCGAGCTGGACCTGATAGGGGAGAAGACGGACAAGAAGGATGGAGAGGACGACTCAGATGAGGAG GATGAGGAAGGTCAGGCCGGGGACCAGgaccgagaggagaggagatggaacaagaGAACTCAGCAGATGCTCCACGGCCTGCAG AGGGTGATGGCCAATATGGGGGCCCAGCAAATTAGCCTGCTGGATCTGTgcagaaacaacaacaacaagaagcAGGCTGCAGCCAAGTTCTACAGCTTCCTGGTTCTGAAGAAACAGCAGGCGGTGGAGCTCAACCAGACTGAGCCCTACAGCGACATCATCGCCACCCCTGGAGCCCGCTTCCACCTCATCTAG